AGGCTTCACGTAGGACTACCGAGGAGGGACTAGGGAAATGAAACTGAGCGAGGCGGTCCAGGCGATCGACGCCAAGGTGCTCTGCTGCGAGGACCAAGTCCGCGATATTGAGGTGCACTATGCCTATGCGTCGGACCTGATGAGCGACGTGCTGGCCTTCTGCGCCCCCGGCTCCATGCTTCTCACGGGCCTGACGAACATCCAGATCGTCCGCACCGCCCAGATGCTGGATCTTCCCGCCATCGTCTTCGTCCGGGGCAAGATGCCCCAGGAGGATACGATCCGTCTGGCGGAGAGCGCTGGGATCCCCATCCTGGTTTCTTCCTGGAGCATGTACGAAACCAGCGGGATCCTCTACGACAAGGGCGTCCCCGCCTGCGCCATCAGCCACAAGCAGAAGGAATAGGCTTCATGGACGGGCCTGTCTGTCTGGAGTACCAGGTGGAGGGGGACGACTTCCTGGCAGCGGGCGAGGCCTCCAACAACATCAAGGAAACCCTCAAGATGTTGGGGGTCCCGTCTGGCATTTGCCGCCGCGCGGCGGTGGTGACGTACGAAGTGGAAATGAACCTGGTCATCCACGCGGGGGGGGGAACCCTCAAGGCGTCCATCTCTCCGGAGAGACTGGTGATCCAGGCGGAGGACCAGGGACCGGGGATTCCCGACGTGTCCCTGGCCATCCAGGAGGGCTTCTCCACCGCTCCGGACCACATCCGGGAAATGGGTTTCGGGGCGGGCATGGGCCTTCCCAACATCAAACGGAACTCCGACGAATTCGGGATCGAGACGGAGGTGGGACGGGGGACCACCGTCCGGTCCGTGATCGTATTCCCTCAGGAACCGGATAGGGTCACGGAAAGCCAATGAGGTGAGCTGCCATGTCCCATAGCGTGAAGGTGTTCGAGGCGGCCTGCAAGGGTTGCGTCAACTGCCTCAAATCCTGTCCCACCGAAGCCATCCGCGTGGTCAACGGGTCCATCCGGATCCTGCCGGAACTCTGCATCGACTGCGGCGAGTGTCTCCGTACCTGCGGAAAGAAGGCTCTGGGGCTGGAGGAGGACGACTGGGAACTGATCCGCTCCCACCCGCCGGCGGTGCTGGCGGCGGACCCGACCTTTTTTGCCCAGTTCAGTGCCTACTGGCATCCTTCCATGGTTCAGGAGGCTCTGAAGGCGTGGGGGATGGAGTTGATCATGGATCAGGCGGCCACGGCCTTTGACCTGTCCGCCTACGCGGTGGCCCGGGCCTTGGAGATGTCCCCGCGACAGCACCTGCCCCTGATCTCCACGTACTGTCCTTCGGTGGTGCGCCTTATCCAGGTGCGCTTTCCGGAGCTGTTAGGGCGTCTGGTTCCGGTGGACAACCCCTTGAACATGCTGGGAGATCTCTGGCAGAGGGAGACGGGACGGGAGGATCCCATCACCCTTCTCTCTCCCTGTCCCTCCAAGATCACCATGGTCCGTACCCCCATCTGCCGGACGTCCACCCCCTTCGACCACGTGGTGTCGGTGCGTCGGGTCACCCGGCAGCTTTTGGCTGCGGGGCCCCAGATCGCCGAGACCCTGCCGGATCCGTCGAACCGCCGGTGGCTCAAATGGTCCCTCCGGGGGGGGGAGTCCCGGCACGTCCGGGCCTTCTCCAAGCGCAATCTCACCACCCTGGCGGTCTCGGGGCTGCGGAACACCCTGGACCTCCTTCAGGACCTGGAGCTGGGGCGCCTGGCGGGAGTGGACTTCGTGGAGTGCCGCATCTGCGATCTGGGCTGCATCGGGGGCATCGCCACCGCGGAGTCCCGCTTTTTGGCCAGTCTGCGCCTTCAGGCCCTGGAAACCCCCTGGGAACCCACCCCGGAAGAGCTTGAAACCGCAAAGACCCTCTACGAGGAGGATCGCTGGATCCTGGATCGGCCGATCCTGCCTCGGCCCCGACTGCCCCTGTCGGACAACCTCTCCGAGGCCATGAGCAAGCTCAAGGAAATGAAGGCCATCCATGCGGAGCTTCCCCACATCGACTGCGGTTCCTGCGGCAGGCCCTCCTGCAAGGCCATGGCGGAGGACATCGTCCGGGGAGAAGGGGAGATCACGGACTGCATCTTCAAGCTGCGGGAGGAGATCGGCGACCTGGCCACTCGGATCGTCTCCCTGTCGAAGAGCGTCCCCCATACGATCAAGGGGAGGAGCTGATCCCGATGACGGTGGAACAGATTTGCGCGGTCCTGGAGGCTCGGGTCTTTGTGCCCGGCAAGGGGGACAAGGAGGTCTCCTCGGTCTCCGCCGGGGACCTGCTGAGCTATGTCATGGGCACCGCCCAGGAGGGGGCCCTGTGGGTCACCATCCAGACCCACCTCAACGTGGCGGCGGTGGCGGTGCTGAAGGACATCCCCCTCATCCTCCTGGCGGCGGGGAGGCAGCCCGCCCCGGACCTGGCGGCTCGGTGCGCCGAGGAAGGCATCTGTCTGGCGGGGACCGACGCCAGCCTCTACGGCGCCTGCGCCCGACTGGCTTCCCTGGGATTGCCCGGTTGAAGGAACCGCGCCTTCGCCCCTTCCGGCTGGACCTGCACCTCCATTCGGTCCTTTCTCCCTGCGCGGAGCTGGAGATGGGGGCGGCGGAGATCGCCGCGAGGGCTCGGGAGATCGGCCTGGACGGTCTGGCCCTTACGGACCACAACGGGTCGGCCAACGTGCCGGCCCTTCGGCGTGCCTGCGTCGGGGGGCCGGCGGTGTTCGCCGGGGCGGAGGTGCAGACGGAGGAGGACATCCACGTGGTGTCCCTCTTCCCGGACGACGAGGCCGCCCTGGCCTTTCAGGGGTGGCTTTGGGAGCGCCTTCCCTCCACGCCCAACGATCCGGCGGTGTTCGGTTACCAGCTGGTGGTGGACGAAGGCGGAGGAATCCTGGACCAGATCGAACCCCTTCTGGTGCAGGGGGTGGCGGCGGGGATCGACGAGGTCCTCCGGGAGATCCGATCCCGGGGGGGGCTGTCCATCCTGGCCCACGTGGACCGGCCCTCCTTTTCCTACACCGCCGTGCTGGGCCCCGTGCCCCCGGACGTGGGAGCGGACGGGGTGGAGTTCTCCTGGCGCGCCCCGGAGGAGGAGCTGCGGGCGTTTCGACGTCGTCTCCCCCACCTTCCCCTCCTGCGTTCCTCCGACGCCCACCGTCTGGAGGACATGAGAGCGGACCGGACCTCCCTGTTCCTGCTGGAGTCTCCCTGTTTCGAGGAGCTGCGCCTGGCCCTGCGGGGCGAGGGAGGACGCCGCATCCTGGAACCCTGCCCCTTCCCCTGAACTTCGCTTTTTCCCTCTGAACTTATGCCGTGGACTGCTAGAATGGGTTCAGGTCCTCCGGCCTGCGGCTTGGCTGCCGCGCCCGGGGCCCAATCCAACCTGGGAGAGCGACCATGGCCAAACAACCCACCCTCCGTTATCGCTGTGCAGCCTGCAGCTACCTGAGCCTGACCCCCGTGGGGCGCTGTCCCTCCTGCGGGGCCTGGGGCACCCTGGAACCGGAGGAGACCGCTCCGGTGCGGCTTCCCTCCCCCTCCCGTGGCCGCTCCAAGCCCATAGCCCTTCCCGATGCCCCCCCGGAGACTCGTGTTTCCAGCGGCTTGGAGGAGCTGGACCGGGTGCTGGGGGGCGGCTGGCTCGCCGGAGGGGTGGTGCTGCTGGGGGGAGAGCCTGGGGTGGGGAAGTCCACCCTCCTCCTTCAGTCCTGCTGCGCCATGGCAGAGACGGGGGAGAAGGTGCTCTACGTCTCCGGGGAGGAGTCCGCCTCCCAGTTGGCCCTTCGGGCCCGTCGCCTCGGTCTGGAGACGCGGAACCTGTCCCTGCTCAGCACGGACGACGTGACGGAGGCCCTGGAGGAGGCGGACCCCTATGCCTTCGTGGTGTTCGACAGCGTCCAGGCCCTGAAGGACCCGGAGTCCACCGGCTGGCCCGGCTCCCCCCACCAGGTGCGCTCCGTGGCGGAACGGGTGCTGGCCTTCTCCAAGGGGCGACGAGTGCCCACGGTGCTGGTGGGACACATCACCAAGCAGGGGCAGATCGCGGGGCCCAAGCTGCTGGAACACCTGGTGGACGTGGTGCTCCTCTTCTGGGGGGAGAAGTCCTCCCGGAACCGGCTGCTCCGGGCGGAGAAGAACCGCTTCGGCAGCACCGACGAGCTGGGGGCCTTCGAGATGGGGGAGCGCGGCCTTTCCCCTCTTCTCGACCCGAGCCACCTCTACTGGAACGGGGAGGAGTCGGGGGTGCCTGGGGTGGCCCTGGGGGTTGTCCTGGAGGGCTCGCGTCCTCTGCTGACGGAGGTGCAGGCCCTGAGCTGTCCCTCTCCCTTCCCCTACCCCAAGCGCACCGCCCGGGGCATCGAGATGAACCGACTCCAGCTTCTCCTGGCGGTGTTGGAGCGACGCTGCGGCCTTTCCTCCCGCACCGGGGACGTGTACCTCAACGTGGCGGGGGGGCTGGTGGTGCAGGACCCTGCGGCGGATCTGGCGGTGTGTCTGGCCCTGGCGGGGGCCCTTCGGGACCTGTCCCTGGACGGGAAGACCTGTTTCGTGGGGGAGGTGGGGCTGGCGGGGGAAGTGCGCCCCGTGGCCCGGACCCTGGCCCGGCTGAAGGAGGCCGCCCGGTTCGGCTTCCGCCGGGCCTTCGTGAGCCGTCGGGGGCTGGATCGAGGGGAGACCTACCCCCTGGAGGTGGTCCCCGTGTCGAGCCTTTCGGAGGTGGTGAGGGCCGTGTTCCCCTGAAGCGCAGGCTGAGAGCGGGATTCCTGACGATTCTGTTGTGGGCCGTCCCCGCCTGGGGTGGGGAGGTCTGGGTCACCCGCCTGGACGGGGTGGTGGGGGTGGCCCTGGAGGAGCACCTGGACACGACCCTTCGCCGGGCCCGGGAGGAACGGGTCCACCTTCTGGTGGTGGAGCTGGACACCCCCGGGGGGCTGGTGGCCTCCATGAACGCCATGGCCCGGGCCATCGCCGGGTCCTCCGTCCCCGTGGCGGTGTGGGTGGGGCCCTCCGGGGCCCGGGCCGCTTCCGCGGGGGCCTTCCTCGTCCAGGCAGCCCACGTGGCTGCCCTGGCCCCGGGGACCCACCTGGGGGCCGCACACCCCGTGGGTCTGGGGGGCAAGGACCTGGAGTCCAAGGAACTGGACCGAAAGATCGTAAACGACCTTTCCGCCCGGATGCGGGCTCTCGCCCAGGAGCGGGGGCGCAACCCCGAAATGGCCGCCCGGATGGTGGGGGAGAGTGTTTCCCTCACCGCCCGGGAGGCCCTGAAAGAGCGAGTGGTGGATGCTCTGACGGCGGATGTCCCTGCGCTGCTTCGGGACGTGGAGGGACGCACGGTGGTCCTCCAGGGGGGGCGGGCCGTGGAGCTGCATCCCCGGGGTCAACGGATCGTTTCCGTCCCCCTGCCCCTGCGCCTCAAGCTGCTGGAGGCGGTATCCCGACCGGACGTGGCGGCCCTGGCTCTCTCCGCGGGGGTCTTCGCCCTGATCCTGGAGGCCTCCGCGCCGGGGGGGTATCTGTTCGGTACCGCCGGGGTGCTGCTCCTGCTGGTGGCGTCCTACGGCCTCAAGGTGCTCCCGGTGAACCTGGCGGGGGTGGCGCTGCTTCTGGCGGGGGTGGGCATCCTGGCGGCGGACCTGTTCGTGGGAGGGGTGGGAGTCTTGAGCCTTCTGGGAATCGGCGCGCTGGGAATGGGGGCCCTGCTGTCCTTCCGGGCTCCGGGAGGGGAGCTGCTGCCTCCCTCCTCCCCGTCCCTGTACGTGGTCTTGGCCCTGCTGGGACTGTGCTTTGCCGTTGTCCTCCGGGCGGTGTGGCGTGCCCAGCGGAAGCGCCCCACCTCGGGGGTGGAGGAGCTGACCCAGGCCTCCGCCCGGGTGGTAGTGGCCCTGGACCCGGAGGGCATGGTGCTGCACCGGGGGGAGCTGTGGAAGGCCCGTCTGCGGGAGGGCGGTTTTGCCCATGTGGGGGAGGAGGTTCGGGTGGTGGAGGTTCGGGGTCTGCTGTTGGAGGTGGAGTCCTTGTCCCCGGTGGAGGGGAAGGAC
The sequence above is drawn from the Aminomonas paucivorans DSM 12260 genome and encodes:
- a CDS encoding DRTGG domain-containing protein — its product is MKLSEAVQAIDAKVLCCEDQVRDIEVHYAYASDLMSDVLAFCAPGSMLLTGLTNIQIVRTAQMLDLPAIVFVRGKMPQEDTIRLAESAGIPILVSSWSMYETSGILYDKGVPACAISHKQKE
- a CDS encoding ATP-binding protein, whose product is MDGPVCLEYQVEGDDFLAAGEASNNIKETLKMLGVPSGICRRAAVVTYEVEMNLVIHAGGGTLKASISPERLVIQAEDQGPGIPDVSLAIQEGFSTAPDHIREMGFGAGMGLPNIKRNSDEFGIETEVGRGTTVRSVIVFPQEPDRVTESQ
- a CDS encoding [Fe-Fe] hydrogenase large subunit C-terminal domain-containing protein; its protein translation is MSHSVKVFEAACKGCVNCLKSCPTEAIRVVNGSIRILPELCIDCGECLRTCGKKALGLEEDDWELIRSHPPAVLAADPTFFAQFSAYWHPSMVQEALKAWGMELIMDQAATAFDLSAYAVARALEMSPRQHLPLISTYCPSVVRLIQVRFPELLGRLVPVDNPLNMLGDLWQRETGREDPITLLSPCPSKITMVRTPICRTSTPFDHVVSVRRVTRQLLAAGPQIAETLPDPSNRRWLKWSLRGGESRHVRAFSKRNLTTLAVSGLRNTLDLLQDLELGRLAGVDFVECRICDLGCIGGIATAESRFLASLRLQALETPWEPTPEELETAKTLYEEDRWILDRPILPRPRLPLSDNLSEAMSKLKEMKAIHAELPHIDCGSCGRPSCKAMAEDIVRGEGEITDCIFKLREEIGDLATRIVSLSKSVPHTIKGRS
- a CDS encoding PHP domain-containing protein; its protein translation is MKEPRLRPFRLDLHLHSVLSPCAELEMGAAEIAARAREIGLDGLALTDHNGSANVPALRRACVGGPAVFAGAEVQTEEDIHVVSLFPDDEAALAFQGWLWERLPSTPNDPAVFGYQLVVDEGGGILDQIEPLLVQGVAAGIDEVLREIRSRGGLSILAHVDRPSFSYTAVLGPVPPDVGADGVEFSWRAPEEELRAFRRRLPHLPLLRSSDAHRLEDMRADRTSLFLLESPCFEELRLALRGEGGRRILEPCPFP
- the radA gene encoding DNA repair protein RadA, giving the protein MAKQPTLRYRCAACSYLSLTPVGRCPSCGAWGTLEPEETAPVRLPSPSRGRSKPIALPDAPPETRVSSGLEELDRVLGGGWLAGGVVLLGGEPGVGKSTLLLQSCCAMAETGEKVLYVSGEESASQLALRARRLGLETRNLSLLSTDDVTEALEEADPYAFVVFDSVQALKDPESTGWPGSPHQVRSVAERVLAFSKGRRVPTVLVGHITKQGQIAGPKLLEHLVDVVLLFWGEKSSRNRLLRAEKNRFGSTDELGAFEMGERGLSPLLDPSHLYWNGEESGVPGVALGVVLEGSRPLLTEVQALSCPSPFPYPKRTARGIEMNRLQLLLAVLERRCGLSSRTGDVYLNVAGGLVVQDPAADLAVCLALAGALRDLSLDGKTCFVGEVGLAGEVRPVARTLARLKEAARFGFRRAFVSRRGLDRGETYPLEVVPVSSLSEVVRAVFP
- a CDS encoding NfeD family protein, whose product is MWAVPAWGGEVWVTRLDGVVGVALEEHLDTTLRRAREERVHLLVVELDTPGGLVASMNAMARAIAGSSVPVAVWVGPSGARAASAGAFLVQAAHVAALAPGTHLGAAHPVGLGGKDLESKELDRKIVNDLSARMRALAQERGRNPEMAARMVGESVSLTAREALKERVVDALTADVPALLRDVEGRTVVLQGGRAVELHPRGQRIVSVPLPLRLKLLEAVSRPDVAALALSAGVFALILEASAPGGYLFGTAGVLLLLVASYGLKVLPVNLAGVALLLAGVGILAADLFVGGVGVLSLLGIGALGMGALLSFRAPGGELLPPSSPSLYVVLALLGLCFAVVLRAVWRAQRKRPTSGVEELTQASARVVVALDPEGMVLHRGELWKARLREGGFAHVGEEVRVVEVRGLLLEVESLSPVEGKDPVSDEEGSP